One segment of Leptospira kirschneri serovar Cynopteri str. 3522 CT DNA contains the following:
- a CDS encoding sulfate adenylyltransferase subunit 1 encodes MDLLRFITAGSVDDGKSTLIGRLLYDSKSIFEDQLEAIEKNARGNNGQINLALLTDGLKAEREQGITIDVAYKYFSTPKRKFIIADAPGHVQYTRNMVTGASNSNLAIILIDARKGVIEQTYRHSYITSMLRIPHLVVCVNKMDLVEFSQTRYEEIKADYLNFASRLDIKDIEFIPISALNGDNVVDKSENLSWYDGRTLLNHLEEVYIESDENIEDARFPVQYVIRPLSDEHHDYRGYAGQVRSGIFRKGDSITVLPSGFTSTIESIDTYDGEVKEAFPPMSVTIRLKDEIDISRGDMIVLSEGLPIVSQDLEANICWMDSKALLSGNKYILRQTTNAVKAIVKEIEFKIAPDTHEKLDASKGLTLNEIGKIKIRTAKPVSFDEYRINRSTGSFILVDEGTNSTVGAGMITGVGT; translated from the coding sequence ATGGATTTATTGCGTTTTATCACTGCAGGAAGTGTGGACGATGGTAAATCCACTTTGATCGGAAGACTTCTTTATGATAGCAAATCGATCTTTGAAGATCAGCTCGAAGCGATTGAAAAAAACGCCCGTGGAAACAACGGCCAGATCAATTTGGCTCTTTTAACGGATGGTCTCAAAGCCGAAAGAGAACAGGGAATTACGATCGACGTCGCTTATAAATATTTCTCCACTCCTAAAAGAAAGTTCATCATCGCGGATGCACCTGGACACGTTCAATACACACGGAATATGGTGACTGGAGCGTCTAACTCTAATTTGGCGATTATTTTGATAGACGCTCGAAAAGGTGTAATCGAACAAACCTATCGTCATTCTTACATTACATCTATGTTAAGAATTCCTCATCTTGTGGTTTGTGTCAATAAAATGGACCTTGTGGAATTTTCACAGACGCGTTACGAAGAGATTAAAGCGGATTATCTAAATTTCGCATCTCGTTTAGATATTAAGGATATTGAATTTATTCCGATCAGTGCTCTCAACGGAGACAACGTAGTCGACAAGTCTGAAAATCTTTCCTGGTATGATGGGCGTACTCTTCTCAATCATCTTGAAGAAGTTTATATCGAAAGCGACGAGAATATAGAAGACGCACGTTTTCCCGTTCAATATGTAATTCGTCCTCTTTCCGATGAACATCACGATTATAGAGGTTACGCAGGTCAGGTTCGAAGTGGTATTTTTAGAAAGGGTGATTCTATCACGGTTCTTCCAAGTGGTTTTACGAGCACAATCGAATCTATCGATACGTATGACGGAGAAGTAAAAGAAGCGTTTCCTCCTATGTCTGTTACAATCCGTTTAAAAGATGAGATTGATATTTCTCGCGGTGATATGATCGTTTTATCGGAAGGTCTTCCAATTGTTTCCCAAGATCTAGAAGCAAATATTTGTTGGATGGACTCTAAAGCTCTTTTATCCGGAAATAAATATATTCTGCGTCAAACGACTAACGCTGTAAAGGCGATCGTAAAAGAAATAGAATTTAAAATTGCTCCGGATACTCACGAAAAATTAGACGCTTCCAAAGGACTTACATTAAACGAAATCGGAAAAATCAAAATCCGCACTGCAAAACCTGTGAGTTTCGACGAATATAGAATCAATCGTTCTACGGGAAGTTTTATCTTGGTGGACGAAGGGACTAATTCTACCGTGGGTGCTGGAATGATTACCGGGGTTGGAACCTAA
- the cobA gene encoding uroporphyrinogen-III C-methyltransferase, whose protein sequence is MLNADTNKNFCLGKVYLVGAGPGNPEDLTLRAYRILTKAEVILYDALLDPSFLEIFPKSAIVHYVGKRSGAHSATQQEINELLLSYALQGKNVVRLKGGDPFVFGRGGEELITLVNHNIKYEIVPGVSSLNAGSSFAGFPLTHRGLSRQVLIMDGHTVLNENTDWEWFAKFQGTIALFMGTSSLPKIADLLLKHGSSADLPVALVENASLENCNIQVCSLKEAANSYLEKKTKGPGIIYIGKVVRFLENEKPTLTFSQFSKESFLGQISSEIQGGKNEP, encoded by the coding sequence ATGTTAAACGCCGATACGAACAAAAATTTTTGTCTGGGTAAGGTTTATCTTGTCGGTGCAGGACCAGGAAATCCGGAAGATCTGACCTTGCGTGCGTATCGGATTTTGACCAAGGCCGAAGTCATTTTATATGACGCGCTTTTGGATCCTTCTTTTCTCGAAATTTTTCCAAAGTCCGCAATCGTTCACTACGTAGGAAAAAGATCCGGAGCACATTCCGCGACTCAACAAGAGATCAACGAACTTCTTCTTTCCTATGCACTTCAAGGGAAAAATGTGGTTCGTCTGAAAGGCGGAGATCCTTTCGTCTTTGGAAGAGGCGGTGAAGAATTAATTACATTAGTTAATCATAATATAAAATATGAAATCGTTCCAGGCGTAAGTTCTTTAAACGCAGGCTCTTCTTTTGCGGGTTTTCCTTTGACTCATAGAGGTTTGTCCCGCCAGGTTTTGATCATGGACGGTCATACCGTTTTAAACGAAAATACCGATTGGGAATGGTTTGCGAAGTTTCAAGGAACCATTGCGCTTTTTATGGGAACTTCTTCCCTTCCGAAAATTGCGGACCTACTTTTAAAACACGGTAGTTCGGCCGATTTACCCGTCGCACTTGTCGAAAACGCTTCTTTAGAAAATTGTAATATTCAAGTTTGTTCTTTAAAAGAAGCCGCAAATTCTTATTTAGAAAAAAAGACCAAGGGGCCCGGAATTATCTACATCGGAAAAGTGGTTCGATTTTTGGAAAATGAAAAACCGACTTTGACCTTTTCTCAGTTTTCGAAAGAATCTTTTTTAGGGCAAATTTCTTCCGAAATCCAAGGGGGAAAGAATGAGCCGTAA
- a CDS encoding precorrin-2 dehydrogenase/sirohydrochlorin ferrochelatase family protein — translation MSRKYPAFLNLENKNILLIGGGKVALEKLPHLIDSGAKITLIALETCREVAQILEKHPEIKVEYRSVEFADLQGRALVFSATNDTDLNRRLSDYAHSWKIWINCSDDPTNCDFYSAAVLDRGPIRVAISTEGNFAGISGVVKTTLEELIPDEHEEEFKELMLLRKELKSILPNPERRRKVLKELLQTLKDDYFKIPADSKRI, via the coding sequence ATGAGCCGTAAATATCCAGCTTTTCTTAATTTAGAAAATAAGAATATTCTGTTAATTGGTGGAGGAAAAGTCGCCTTAGAAAAACTTCCTCATTTGATCGATTCCGGTGCGAAAATTACTCTGATCGCTTTGGAAACTTGTAGGGAAGTTGCGCAAATTTTAGAAAAACATCCGGAAATTAAGGTAGAATATAGATCTGTAGAATTTGCGGATCTTCAGGGGAGAGCCCTCGTTTTTTCCGCGACCAACGATACGGATTTAAATCGGAGACTGAGCGATTATGCTCATTCTTGGAAAATTTGGATTAACTGTTCCGACGATCCCACTAACTGCGATTTTTATTCCGCTGCGGTTTTGGATAGAGGTCCGATTCGTGTCGCAATTTCTACGGAAGGAAATTTTGCGGGAATCTCCGGGGTTGTAAAAACTACTTTGGAGGAATTGATCCCGGATGAACACGAAGAAGAATTTAAAGAACTTATGCTATTAAGAAAAGAATTAAAATCGATTTTACCAAATCCGGAACGTAGAAGAAAAGTTCTTAAAGAATTATTACAAACTCTCAAGGATGATTATTTTAAAATTCCAGCCGATTCAAAAAGAATATAA
- a CDS encoding NADPH-dependent assimilatory sulfite reductase hemoprotein subunit produces MSEAKELSPVEDIKLNSNNLRGKIAEGLDQNIDTYDEDEKQLLKFHGLYQQKDRDRKKDENGNDIEAPTSFMIRGRIPGGRLTSEQYLVWDELGDKFGGGAIRLTTRQSVQLHTLRIFHLRDVMKAIHEVNLSSMGACGDVVRNVTQAVNPLGKKELQLLDGVSQILSDHFKYKTNAYAEVWLGDKQLNKDEEDPIYGKTYLPRKFKIAVTLAGNNTVDIYANDMGFAATLSSDGNRIDGYFVFAGGGFGMTHNKPETFARAASLLGWIPENALIPVAEAIVTAHRDFGDRTNRKHARLKYVLAEKGVEWFQSEVESRSNVKLDKDKPLPNWETPSYLGWNERQDGTLSLGFHTLAGRIKDFPGKPLKSALKEIVGTYKLSVQITADQDLILIGIQKSDQEKIERRLEELNVSWKSPSRLYDRALACPALPTCALALTESERSFPEVLNGIQKVLDKLGLSDRAPVVRMTGCPNGCARPYSAEVGIVGQQAGGKYSLFFGADSEGTKVGEYVAKKVALADIPAQLEKAFLLWKNEGDSDEKFGDFVNRFPLERFREALGSM; encoded by the coding sequence ATGTCAGAAGCAAAAGAACTATCACCCGTCGAAGATATAAAGTTAAACTCAAATAATCTAAGAGGAAAAATCGCAGAAGGTTTAGACCAAAACATAGATACTTATGATGAAGACGAGAAACAACTACTTAAGTTTCACGGACTTTATCAGCAAAAAGATAGAGATCGAAAAAAAGATGAAAACGGAAACGATATAGAAGCTCCTACTAGTTTTATGATTCGAGGAAGAATTCCAGGAGGAAGGTTGACTTCGGAACAGTACTTGGTTTGGGACGAGTTGGGGGATAAATTCGGAGGTGGGGCCATTCGTCTAACGACCAGACAATCGGTTCAACTTCATACATTAAGAATTTTTCATCTTAGAGACGTTATGAAAGCGATCCACGAAGTGAATCTTTCCAGTATGGGAGCTTGTGGAGACGTTGTGCGTAACGTGACTCAAGCTGTAAATCCTCTCGGTAAAAAAGAATTACAACTGTTAGACGGAGTTTCCCAAATTTTATCCGATCATTTTAAATATAAGACTAACGCTTACGCAGAAGTATGGTTAGGCGACAAACAACTCAACAAGGACGAAGAAGATCCAATTTACGGTAAAACGTATCTACCTAGAAAATTTAAAATTGCGGTTACTCTTGCTGGAAATAATACCGTGGATATTTATGCAAACGATATGGGATTTGCGGCGACTCTTTCTTCGGATGGAAACAGAATCGACGGTTATTTTGTGTTTGCCGGAGGCGGTTTCGGAATGACTCACAACAAACCGGAAACTTTTGCTCGTGCTGCAAGTCTTTTAGGTTGGATTCCTGAAAACGCGTTGATACCGGTGGCGGAAGCGATCGTAACTGCACATAGAGATTTTGGAGATAGGACCAATCGTAAACACGCTCGTTTAAAATATGTCCTTGCGGAAAAAGGAGTGGAGTGGTTTCAATCGGAAGTCGAATCTCGTTCCAACGTAAAACTAGATAAGGATAAACCTTTACCGAATTGGGAAACTCCTTCTTATTTAGGTTGGAATGAAAGACAAGATGGAACTCTTTCTTTAGGATTTCATACTCTTGCTGGAAGAATCAAAGATTTTCCAGGTAAACCTTTGAAATCCGCTTTAAAGGAAATTGTCGGTACTTATAAATTATCGGTTCAAATTACTGCCGATCAGGATTTGATTTTGATCGGAATTCAAAAATCGGATCAAGAGAAGATAGAAAGAAGATTAGAAGAATTGAATGTATCCTGGAAAAGTCCTTCTCGTCTTTACGATCGTGCGCTCGCTTGTCCTGCACTTCCTACCTGTGCGCTTGCTTTAACGGAGTCGGAACGTTCTTTTCCGGAAGTTTTAAACGGAATTCAAAAAGTTTTGGATAAACTGGGACTCAGCGACCGAGCTCCTGTGGTTCGTATGACCGGATGCCCGAACGGATGTGCAAGACCTTATTCCGCAGAAGTTGGAATTGTAGGTCAACAAGCCGGAGGAAAATATTCTTTGTTTTTCGGAGCCGATTCGGAAGGAACCAAAGTAGGGGAGTATGTTGCAAAAAAAGTTGCACTCGCAGATATTCCTGCTCAATTGGAAAAGGCCTTTTTACTTTGGAAAAACGAAGGAGACTCCGACGAAAAATTCGGAGACTTTGTAAACAGATTTCCTCTTGAAAGATTTAGAGAAGCACTTGGATCCATGTAA
- a CDS encoding SMP-30/gluconolactonase/LRE family protein, whose protein sequence is MLKRIIIFLFVLIFLSLSLLVFLFSHSRENTNESITDSPFDPGKNNYLLESEWIHKENLNQPYAIAIDTRGYVYTGTADHKIVQIRTNEKIETFAILSGRPLGMVFDSHGNLLVCVEEVGIVEIRKDGSQKTLISKLPDGSPLRFPHGIDISKNGKIYFTVSSQSYSLRESFLEELFSRPNGMIVTADKNLTLEILNQDLYYPTGIALSSNEEFLLVSEPFRHRISSVPLYGSKRGAEKFFLTNIPGIPALISGNGGFFWVGIPYHRNEILDKTQEYPEIKNLLTGLPVFLFGKNIPRGLVFALNDFGDITANYQDFSDSSVAGITAVLNHAGNIYLVSSTTGKIAKMKPIIEEIQFF, encoded by the coding sequence CTTTTCGTTCTAATTTTTCTTTCCTTATCCCTCTTGGTTTTTTTATTTTCACATTCGAGAGAAAATACAAACGAATCTATCACGGATTCTCCTTTTGATCCTGGAAAAAATAATTATCTTTTGGAATCGGAATGGATTCATAAGGAAAATCTAAACCAACCTTACGCAATCGCAATAGACACCCGCGGTTATGTTTATACTGGAACCGCAGATCATAAAATCGTACAAATCCGTACCAACGAAAAGATAGAAACCTTCGCCATTCTTTCAGGAAGACCTTTAGGAATGGTATTTGATTCCCATGGAAATCTTTTGGTTTGTGTGGAAGAAGTCGGAATTGTAGAAATTCGCAAAGACGGATCGCAAAAAACTCTCATCTCTAAACTTCCAGACGGTTCACCTCTTCGATTTCCACATGGGATTGACATCTCTAAAAACGGAAAAATATATTTCACAGTTTCTAGCCAATCGTATTCATTGCGGGAATCTTTTTTAGAGGAACTTTTTTCTCGCCCCAATGGAATGATAGTAACAGCGGATAAAAATCTTACATTAGAAATTTTGAATCAAGATTTGTATTATCCTACTGGAATTGCATTGTCTTCCAACGAAGAATTTTTACTCGTGTCGGAGCCGTTTCGACATAGAATTTCCTCGGTTCCGTTATACGGTTCAAAAAGAGGTGCGGAAAAATTTTTTCTTACAAATATTCCCGGAATTCCCGCTTTGATCAGCGGAAACGGCGGTTTTTTCTGGGTCGGAATTCCATATCATAGAAATGAAATTTTAGATAAAACCCAAGAATATCCCGAAATTAAAAATCTGCTGACTGGTTTACCTGTTTTTCTTTTTGGAAAAAACATTCCGCGAGGTTTGGTATTTGCTCTAAACGATTTTGGGGATATTACAGCCAATTATCAAGATTTTTCGGATTCTTCAGTTGCAGGTATTACCGCGGTTTTAAACCACGCCGGAAATATTTATTTAGTATCTTCGACCACCGGAAAAATCGCAAAAATGAAACCGATAATCGAAGAAATTCAATTTTTCTAA